The Microlunatus soli genome contains the following window.
GGGGGGAAGGAGGAACCTGTGCTTCCCGGTGACTAGACACGAGTCGCTCGCCGTCGGGGTACCCACTCGCGTCTTCGCCGGCACCGCGGTGGACGGGCCTCGCTTCCTGGGCATGAACTCCGGCATGGGGGTTACAGCTTCGCCAACGAGCGAGTTGAGGCCAACGGTCCTCGCACCATTCACATGACTCGGCCACTTTGGAGGACCAGCGGTCAATGGCCAGCAAGGCGAGGAGTTAGGTGAGTAGACCAGGCGGATATCCACCTCCTCGACCCTGAACTGCGGGGTGCGCGAGGAACGCAGCCTGAGGAGCGCCGTCGATGACGGCTTCGACGCCTCGTCAACGGACATCGCAATGACATACTCACCGTCAGATAGACCACGACCTACGAGCGGAAGGACTGCAAGCTCGCCAGTCTGAACAGACTCAGCTACGACCATGGCTGGGTCGATTCGGGTGCCGCGGTATACGCGGATGTGGATCGAAGACCCCCCAGCGGCGACAGCGACAACTTCGGGAGGTTCCAATGTGGACCACTTGCGAAGCAGGCCGGGAAGCACGAAGCCTCCTCGCAGCGTCAGGCTCGTCCGCGCGCGCGGGGCGAGCGGTAGGAGATCGAGATGCACCTGCCCTGTAGGAGCGGAGACAATCTGGACATGCTGGTAGACCAGCCATCCTTCTGGGTTGCCGGGTAGGTCAGCGAGCTCTTGCCAGCCCGGCCGGGCGTGAGAGTTGAGATGTGCCTCGACGCGCTGGCGTGCATCGGACCTTGCTAAGACAACACTGTCCTCACCGAGCGATATGCGTTCGGCCTCGACAAACGCCCCTTGGAGGTCGTCCCACCGGAGCGGTGTTACGCGCTTCGGTCGGCGACCAAACGGTCGGCGGTCGTCCTCTCCGAACTCTCCCGCAAGCTGTTCGCCAATGAGAGAAGTCGCACTGACTCCCTCTACACCTGAGAGCCGCGTGGAACCACCCGGCCCGGAGATGGTCGGAACAATCGACTCCCCGTGCGCGAGCTGGAACCGAGCGCGGTCTGGCTCTTCTGACCGGTAAGGCAGCATCAAATTGAACTCAATCGACTTACGCGGGAAGGTCCGCAGGAAGGCCAGTAGACGCGTTGCGACAACGGGTCTTGCAGATGCGACCGCCTCGATCCCTGACCCGTCCCACGTTTCGAGTTCGAGACACGCGGCATCGACGATTCGCTGCCTGGCAGCCGGGACACGCCAGAGACTCGCGAGGTGCGAACTCAGAGGCAGGCTCGGATTTGCTGTTGCATAAGGTTCCATCGCGAGGCTCATGTCGTCTGGCGCGATACGCACACCGGGGGGCAGACCCTCGATCGCGAAGAGTTCGTGGAGACCGGCGCGATCATGCTGCCGGACAACCGCTTGCGACATCGGTAGCCCGATGAACGCATGTCCTCCGACCGCGTAGGCAGTCGGGATTCCTCGCTCGCCCTCCCATGCCTCCAGCCACGAGTTCAATGATCCCCACAGCAGATTGGCAATGCGACGGTAGTCGTTCTCGACTCTCTGGTGCTCGCTCGTGGGGACATGAAGCATCCGATGCAGCCTTGAGTAGTAGTTGTGGGCGGCAAGGTCCCCATCCGCTTGCATCTGCTCTGCGGCGATCGACAATACTACTAAGAGGGGGAGTGCCGGAGGTGTTTCGAGTGGCTGGCGTTGATGGTGTCGCGCAACCTCGGCCTGCCAATGAAACGGGGCAACCCCAGGCAAATTCAGTTGGAGCGATGACGTGGCGACGGACGCTAGCCCGGCAAGCGTCTGGTCCTCAACCTCCGCAGCTTCAAGCACAGCACGGATGGTCTCGGCGTCCGCCAACGCGTAGACGGGCCGGCCGGCTTTCGATGGATCGAACATGACGTCAGCGATCGCCTCGCTCACGCGTTCGTACTCGGAACCCACGGCAGTCTCCCTTGCACCACTCTGTTGGTCCCAAACCTAGCGAAGAACTCCGACATCGTGGGCGTCAACGGTCTCCGAATTTGTCGTGGCAGATTATGCGGCAGAGTGCCGACTGCTCTCCATACCTACTGAGGGCTGGTCAAGACCACAGAGGAGCGGCTCAGCGATCGCACGTACTACCTCGGCGTTGACAGCGTTGCCGAGCGCCTTATATGCGCGCAGATCGCCATCGGGAAGGGAGATCGGGCCCAGGCTCTGGAGCGCGGCGCACTCTGCCGGTGTCATATAGCGACGAATGCCGACAATATCTTTACCGAGGATCGGGACCTGGGTGTGCGTCATGGCGATGAGACTTGGAGCAGTGGAAGTCCGCTTTGCCCGGATACCCGAAGCTCGCACTTGCAGAACGTAGCTGTCAATCCGTCGTCGGCCGCCCTGCACGTTCCACTCGAACTTCTGAAGGCTCGACGAAAGATTCCACGGCTTCCACTCGTCGAGCCACGGATCGATCCATTTTATATTAGCCGAGTAGAACTGTCGGTTTTGGCGGATGAAGGCTTGTTTCCATGAGGGGAACTTGAGATCTGTCGTTCGACGCGCATGGCTCGGAAGGAGAACAGACTGATCGGCCTGCGTCAGCCCTTTCAGTTCGAACCCGAAACTGCCTAGGGCGTGATCCAAATCGCGCGGCCCTAGCTCCTTCCAGATCGCCGGGGGCGTGGCGTCCTCGTAGGGATACGTTGCCCGAAACTCCATTGACCATATAGGGAAAGACGGCAATTTCAACGACTTCGGAGCGCGCTTTAGAAAGTCGTCCCACATGTCAATGGCCTGCAATGTCTGAATCGGGATTTCTCGGACTGGCTTCGCCCGCCTATCCAAAACGCTGCCGATATCCGTCTTCTGCCGGGAGGGGGTCGGCCACTTATACCCACCGAGTCCATCGAGCGAACCTACGAAATACGCTCGTTCCCGAATCTGGGGCACGCCGAATTCGTGCGGCGAGTATTTGTGCACATCGACTGCGTAGCCGAGGTCTTCGAGTTCCTTACGAATAATGCCAAGAGTATCGCCGTTTTGGTGACGCAGTATGTTCGGCACGTTCTCAAGGATGAAGCGACGGGGTCGCTTCTCCTTCAGAATCGCAAGCACTTTGAAGAACAGCTTACCCTGAAGCGTGTGGCCGAATCCAAGTTGCTCACCGGCCTTCGAAAATGGCTGACAGGGAAAGCCCGCCGTAAGAACGTCATGCTCGGGAACCTCTTGAGCAATCGCTGCTTCGTCCTCCAAATCGTCGACGTCGCCCCAAGGCTGGATATCAAAATTGACCTTGTATAAAGCGTTCAGCGTTGCATCCCACTCGGCCGCGAACACGCCGACGCCGCCAAGCTGTCGCAACGCGACGTGGAAGCCCCCGAGCCCGGCGAACAGGTCGATGAACCGGAAGGCTGCCGCCTCGTCGGCCATGCGTGACTCCTCCCGTCAGAGGCCGCAACGATACTGCCATCTACCGACAGTTGATCGGATGCTCGCCGGCGGCTCCCGAGTAAACCGGAGAGCCATGACCAACGCAGCTCTTCGTCACCACTGACCTCTCGGCCGCGAACTGCTGCAGCACTGTCAGTCAGCGACACCATCGCTCTCACGGTTGTTTCCCGGGCACGGTGTTGGGAATCGCCCCCCTTAGATGCCGGGGAAGGCCACTTCGATTGCCTCTTTTAGGAGGGCTGCGCGTTCCCTGTCAAGCTGAATCGTCTGGCTTACCTTCGGCTTCGACATGCGAGCATCCGACCCGTACGTCGATATCTGGAGCCAGCGGATGCCACCGGCCTGGAGGACGCTCCACTGGGCGTCTGTCTCGGTCGGGTGTGGAGAGCTGTCCGAACTCGTTTGGGTGAAGGTGCGGATGCGGGCCATGTCTGAAAACTACTGGATGAGTTCGCTACGCGTACCTCGGAACAAGGGCGGCATCCTAAATCGATGCCGTTTGGGCCATTGCCCCGTGTCGTGGCAGCTGTCCAGAGACGACGTGGCACCAACCACAAGCTGCGGACCTTTTCGGGATCGCAACGGGTGGGGCGGCCGCCTTGGCGGAGCCCGTCGGGCCGTGCTCAGTTCGTTCTGACTGAGCCTCACTATATAGATCGATCACGGCAATGCCGGAGAACCCTGCGTGGCCGATTGCAGCCCCGCATCAAAATGGATAGCGTCCGCACCAAGTCCGCTTCGGCCCGACAGGCGCGTCTGCGACAAGCCTCCACCCGCTGCGGGAAGTCCGTCATGTCTTCCTGGGGTTTTCGTCGTGCCGCTCTTCCGCGGGTCCGTTCAGCATCTTCGATCCAAGATCGACAACGGTTCCCTGGTGCCCACCTTGTCCGAGCAGTATCGCCACCAGTTGGGTCGTTCGGTCCCCGACAGCGAGGCGCGGTCCTGGGCGCGCAGCCTCGACGTGCTGTCGGCTGACCTGCTCGAGGCCGGGCTCGGCTCGGTCGAAGCGCTGGTGGAGTATCAACTGCCGCTGACCAGCAAGCGGGCCGACGTCGTGCTCTGCGGGACGCACCCGTCGACGGGGCGGGATCAGTACGTGGTGGTCGAGCTCAAACAGTGGAGCCGTGTGCAGATGCTCGACGGCACGGACAACGTCTGCCTCTTGGAAGGCCTCGGCGAGCAGCTCCATCCGCTGGAGCAGGTCCGCACCTACTGCACCCACCTCACCGACTTCATCGGCACGTTGAGCGATGAGCCTGACGCCGTGTCAGGAGTCGCCTACCTCCACAACGCCACTGATCTCGATGTCGATGCGCTCTTCGAGTATCCGCAGGACGAGCTCGGCCGGCTGTTCACAGGACAGCGCCGCGGCGACTTTCACACGTTCCTCCAAAGCAGGCTCGACGGCAGCGCGGGTGTCGACGCGGCCGACCGCCTGCTGTCCTCGGCAGTGCGGCCGAGCAAGCAACTGCTCACCCTCGCAGCCGATGAGGTCCAGCAGAGGGAACAGTTCGTGCTCCTGGACGAGCAGCGAGTCGCGTACGAGCTGGTGATGCGCGCGGTCGACTCGTCCTACCGCGCCAACACCAAGGAAGTGATCATCGTGACCGGCGGGCCGGGCTCGGGCAAGAGCGTCATCGCGCTCTCCCTGCTCGGCGAGCTGTCCCGGCGCGGTCGGACCGTGCTGCACGCGACCGGTTCCAGTGCCTTCACCCAGACACTCCGCAAGGTGGCCGGCAACCGCGCGCCGCGGGTGAAGCAGATGTTCAAGTACTTCAACCAGTTCGTCGACGCCGAGCAGAACGGTCTGGACGTGTTGATCTGCGACGAGGCGCACCGCCTTCGCGAGACCTCGGCCAATCGGTACACCGCGGCGCATCTGCGGACCGGCAAGGCCCAGGTCGCCGAGCTGATCGACGCCGCCCGGGTGCCGGTCTTCCTCCTGGACGAGCATCAGGTCGTCCGTCCTGGCGAGCTCGGGACGGTCGCGGACATCAAGGCTGCCGCGACACAGGTCGGTCTCACGACTCGTGTCGTCGAGCTCGACGGGCAGTTCCGCTGCGGCGGTAGCCGGGCGTACGAGACCTGGGTGCTCCGACTGCTCGGA
Protein-coding sequences here:
- a CDS encoding DNA cytosine methyltransferase, with protein sequence MADEAAAFRFIDLFAGLGGFHVALRQLGGVGVFAAEWDATLNALYKVNFDIQPWGDVDDLEDEAAIAQEVPEHDVLTAGFPCQPFSKAGEQLGFGHTLQGKLFFKVLAILKEKRPRRFILENVPNILRHQNGDTLGIIRKELEDLGYAVDVHKYSPHEFGVPQIRERAYFVGSLDGLGGYKWPTPSRQKTDIGSVLDRRAKPVREIPIQTLQAIDMWDDFLKRAPKSLKLPSFPIWSMEFRATYPYEDATPPAIWKELGPRDLDHALGSFGFELKGLTQADQSVLLPSHARRTTDLKFPSWKQAFIRQNRQFYSANIKWIDPWLDEWKPWNLSSSLQKFEWNVQGGRRRIDSYVLQVRASGIRAKRTSTAPSLIAMTHTQVPILGKDIVGIRRYMTPAECAALQSLGPISLPDGDLRAYKALGNAVNAEVVRAIAEPLLCGLDQPSVGMESSRHSAA
- a CDS encoding DUF2075 domain-containing protein, which encodes MPTLSEQYRHQLGRSVPDSEARSWARSLDVLSADLLEAGLGSVEALVEYQLPLTSKRADVVLCGTHPSTGRDQYVVVELKQWSRVQMLDGTDNVCLLEGLGEQLHPLEQVRTYCTHLTDFIGTLSDEPDAVSGVAYLHNATDLDVDALFEYPQDELGRLFTGQRRGDFHTFLQSRLDGSAGVDAADRLLSSAVRPSKQLLTLAADEVQQREQFVLLDEQRVAYELVMRAVDSSYRANTKEVIIVTGGPGSGKSVIALSLLGELSRRGRTVLHATGSSAFTQTLRKVAGNRAPRVKQMFKYFNQFVDAEQNGLDVLICDEAHRLRETSANRYTAAHLRTGKAQVAELIDAARVPVFLLDEHQVVRPGELGTVADIKAAATQVGLTTRVVELDGQFRCGGSRAYETWVLRLLGLAPGGPARWDGDESFILRTAVGPSELESLLRNRLEAGYGARLAAGFCWPWSDPIPGGLKLDVEIGDWHKPWNNKKQTSHAGAPGTPFWASDPAGFEQVGCVYTAQGFEYDYAGVIMGPDLVWRTDRWVARPEHSHDTAAKRGTPEQFDRAVRNTYKVLLTRGMIGTAVYSTDPETQHLLDELIPQR